The following are encoded together in the Citrobacter arsenatis genome:
- the rpoB gene encoding DNA-directed RNA polymerase subunit beta produces the protein MVYSYTEKKRIRKDFGKRPQVLDIPYLLSIQLDSFQKFIEQDPEGQYGLEAAFRSVFPIQSYSGNSELQYVSYRLGEPVFDVQECQIRGVTYSAPLRVKLRLVIYEREAPEGTVKDIKEQEVYMGEIPLMTDNGTFVINGTERVIVSQLHRSPGVFFDSDKGKTHSSGKVLYNARIIPYRGSWLDFEFDPKDNLFVRIDRRRKLPATIILRALNYTTEQILDLFFEKVVFEIRDNKLQMELVPERLRGETASFDIEANGKVYVEKGRRITARHIRQLEKDDIKHIEVPVEYIAGKVAAKDYVDESTGELICAANMELSLDLLAKLSQSGHKRIETLFTNDLDHGPYISETVRVDPTNDRLSALVEIYRMMRPGEPPTREAAESLFENLFFSEDRYDLSAVGRMKFNRSLLRDEIEGSGILSKDDIIEVMKKLIDIRNGKGEVDDIDHLGNRRIRSVGEMAENQFRVGLVRVERAVKERLSLGDLDTLMPQDMINAKPISAAVKEFFGSSQLSQFMDQNNPLSEITHKRRISALGPGGLTRERAGFEVRDVHPTHYGRVCPIETPEGPNIGLINSLSVYAQTNEYGFLETPYRKVTDGVVTDEIHYLSAIEEGNYVIAQANSNLDDEGHFVEDLVTCRSKGESSLFSRDQVDYMDVSTQQVVSVGASLIPFLEHDDANRALMGANMQRQAVPTLRADKPLVGTGMERAVAVDSGVTAVAKRGGTVQYVDASRIVIKVNEDEMYPGEAGIDIYNLTKYTRSNQNTCINQMPCVSLGEPVERGDVLADGPSTDLGELALGQNMRVAFMPWNGYNFEDSILVSERVVQEDRFTTIHIQELACVSRDTKLGPEEITADIPNVGEAALSKLDESGIVYIGAEVTGGDILVGKVTPKGETQLTPEEKLLRAIFGEKASDVKDSSLRVPNGVSGTIIDVQVFTRDGVEKDKRALEIEEMQLKQAKKDLSEELQILEAGLFSRIYAVLVSGGVEAEKLDKLPRDRWLELGLTDEEKQNQLEQLAEQYDELKHEFEKKLEAKRRKITQGDDLAPGVLKIVKVYLAVKRRIQPGDKMAGRHGNKGVISKINPIEDMPHDANGTPVDIVLNPLGVPSRMNIGQILETHLGMAAKGIGDKINAMLKQQQEVAKLREFIQRAYDLGSDVRQKVDLNTFSDEEVLRLAENLKKGMPIATPVFDGAKESEIKELLQLGGLPTSGQITLFDGRTGEQFERQVTVGYMYMLKLNHLVDDKMHARSTGSYSLVTQQPLGGKAQFGGQRFGEMEVWALEAYGAAYTLQEMLTVKSDDVNGRTKMYKNIVDGNHQMEPGMPESFNVLLKEIRSLGINIELEDE, from the coding sequence ATGGTTTACTCCTATACCGAGAAAAAACGTATTCGTAAGGATTTTGGTAAACGTCCACAAGTGTTGGACATACCTTATCTCCTTTCTATCCAGCTTGACTCGTTTCAGAAGTTCATCGAGCAAGATCCTGAAGGGCAGTATGGTCTGGAAGCAGCTTTCCGTTCCGTTTTCCCGATTCAGAGCTACAGCGGTAATTCCGAGCTGCAATACGTCAGCTACCGCCTTGGCGAACCGGTGTTTGACGTTCAGGAATGTCAGATCCGTGGCGTGACCTATTCCGCACCGCTGCGCGTAAAACTGCGTCTGGTGATCTACGAGCGCGAAGCGCCGGAAGGCACCGTAAAAGATATTAAAGAACAAGAAGTCTACATGGGCGAAATTCCGCTCATGACTGACAACGGTACCTTTGTTATCAACGGTACTGAGCGTGTTATCGTTTCTCAGCTGCACCGTAGTCCTGGCGTCTTCTTTGACTCCGACAAAGGTAAAACCCACTCTTCGGGTAAAGTGCTGTATAACGCGCGCATCATCCCTTACCGTGGTTCCTGGCTGGACTTCGAATTCGATCCGAAGGACAACCTGTTCGTACGTATTGACCGTCGCCGCAAACTGCCTGCGACCATTATTCTGCGTGCGCTGAACTACACCACTGAGCAGATCCTTGACCTGTTCTTTGAGAAAGTTGTTTTCGAAATTCGTGACAACAAGCTGCAGATGGAACTGGTGCCGGAACGCCTGCGTGGTGAAACCGCCTCCTTTGACATCGAAGCTAACGGCAAAGTCTACGTCGAAAAAGGCCGTCGCATCACTGCACGCCACATTCGCCAGCTGGAAAAAGACGATATCAAACATATCGAAGTTCCGGTTGAATACATTGCTGGTAAAGTTGCCGCTAAAGACTACGTTGACGAATCTACTGGCGAGCTGATCTGCGCAGCTAACATGGAGCTGAGCCTGGATCTGCTGGCTAAGCTGAGCCAGTCTGGCCACAAACGTATCGAAACGCTGTTCACGAACGATCTGGACCACGGTCCGTACATTTCTGAAACTGTACGCGTCGACCCAACCAACGATCGCCTGAGCGCGCTGGTAGAAATCTACCGCATGATGCGCCCTGGTGAGCCGCCGACCCGTGAAGCAGCTGAAAGCCTGTTTGAGAACCTGTTCTTCTCCGAAGACCGCTATGATCTGTCTGCGGTTGGTCGTATGAAGTTCAACCGTTCTCTGCTGCGCGACGAAATCGAAGGTTCCGGTATCCTGAGCAAAGACGACATCATTGAAGTGATGAAGAAGCTCATCGATATCCGTAACGGTAAAGGCGAAGTCGATGATATCGACCACCTCGGCAACCGTCGTATCCGTTCCGTAGGCGAAATGGCGGAAAACCAGTTCCGCGTTGGCCTGGTACGTGTTGAGCGTGCGGTGAAAGAGCGTCTGTCTCTGGGCGATCTGGATACCCTGATGCCTCAGGATATGATCAACGCCAAGCCGATTTCTGCAGCAGTGAAAGAGTTCTTTGGTTCCAGCCAGCTGTCTCAGTTTATGGACCAGAACAACCCGCTGTCTGAGATTACGCACAAACGTCGTATCTCTGCACTCGGCCCAGGCGGTTTGACCCGTGAACGCGCAGGCTTCGAAGTTCGAGACGTACACCCGACTCACTATGGTCGCGTATGTCCAATCGAAACGCCTGAAGGTCCGAACATCGGTCTGATCAACTCCCTGTCCGTGTATGCACAGACTAACGAATACGGTTTCCTCGAGACGCCGTACCGTAAAGTGACTGACGGTGTTGTAACTGACGAAATTCATTACCTGTCTGCTATCGAAGAAGGCAACTACGTTATCGCTCAGGCGAACTCCAACCTGGATGACGAAGGCCACTTTGTAGAAGATCTGGTTACCTGCCGTAGCAAAGGCGAATCCAGCTTGTTCAGCCGCGACCAGGTTGACTACATGGACGTATCCACCCAGCAGGTGGTATCCGTCGGTGCGTCCCTGATCCCGTTCCTGGAACACGATGACGCCAACCGTGCATTGATGGGTGCGAACATGCAACGTCAGGCGGTTCCGACTCTGCGTGCTGATAAGCCGCTGGTTGGTACCGGTATGGAACGTGCTGTTGCCGTTGACTCCGGTGTTACTGCAGTTGCTAAACGTGGCGGTACTGTTCAGTACGTGGATGCTTCCCGTATCGTTATCAAAGTTAACGAAGACGAGATGTACCCGGGCGAAGCAGGTATCGACATTTATAACCTGACCAAATACACCCGTTCTAACCAGAACACCTGTATCAACCAGATGCCTTGCGTATCTCTGGGCGAGCCGGTTGAACGTGGTGATGTGCTGGCAGACGGTCCGTCCACCGACCTCGGTGAACTGGCGCTGGGTCAGAACATGCGCGTGGCATTCATGCCATGGAATGGTTACAACTTCGAAGACTCCATCCTCGTATCCGAGCGTGTTGTCCAGGAAGACCGTTTCACCACCATCCACATTCAGGAACTGGCATGTGTGTCCCGTGACACCAAGCTGGGGCCGGAAGAGATCACCGCTGACATCCCGAACGTGGGTGAAGCTGCGCTCTCGAAACTGGATGAATCCGGTATCGTTTATATCGGTGCGGAAGTGACCGGTGGCGATATTCTGGTTGGTAAGGTAACGCCGAAAGGTGAAACCCAGCTGACGCCAGAAGAGAAACTGCTGCGTGCGATCTTCGGTGAGAAAGCGTCTGACGTTAAAGACTCTTCTCTGCGCGTGCCAAACGGTGTTTCCGGTACGATTATCGACGTTCAGGTCTTTACTCGCGATGGCGTAGAAAAAGACAAACGTGCGCTGGAAATCGAAGAGATGCAGCTGAAGCAGGCGAAAAAAGACCTGTCTGAAGAACTGCAGATCCTCGAAGCTGGCCTGTTCAGCCGTATCTACGCTGTGCTGGTTTCCGGTGGTGTTGAAGCTGAGAAGCTGGACAAACTGCCTCGCGACCGCTGGTTAGAACTCGGCCTGACCGACGAAGAGAAACAAAATCAGCTGGAACAACTGGCTGAGCAGTACGACGAACTGAAACACGAGTTCGAGAAAAAACTCGAAGCGAAACGCCGTAAAATCACTCAGGGCGACGATCTGGCACCGGGCGTGCTGAAGATTGTTAAGGTTTATCTGGCGGTTAAACGTCGGATCCAGCCTGGTGATAAGATGGCAGGTCGTCACGGTAACAAGGGTGTAATCTCTAAGATCAACCCGATCGAAGATATGCCACACGATGCTAACGGTACGCCGGTAGATATCGTACTGAACCCGCTGGGCGTACCATCGCGTATGAACATCGGTCAGATCCTTGAAACCCACCTGGGTATGGCTGCAAAAGGTATCGGCGATAAGATCAACGCTATGCTGAAACAGCAGCAAGAAGTCGCGAAACTGCGCGAATTCATCCAGCGTGCTTACGATCTGGGTTCAGATGTTCGTCAGAAAGTTGACCTGAATACCTTCAGCGATGAAGAAGTTCTGCGTCTGGCTGAAAACCTGAAAAAAGGTATGCCGATCGCAACGCCGGTATTCGACGGTGCGAAAGAGTCTGAAATCAAGGAACTGTTACAGCTGGGTGGCCTGCCGACTTCCGGTCAGATCACACTGTTCGACGGTCGTACCGGTGAGCAGTTCGAGCGCCAGGTTACCGTTGGCTACATGTACATGCTGAAACTGAACCACCTGGTTGATGACAAGATGCATGCGCGTTCTACCGGTTCTTACAGCCTGGTTACTCAGCAGCCGCTGGGTGGTAAGGCTCAGTTCGGTGGTCAGCGCTTCGGGGAGATGGAAGTGTGGGCGCTTGAAGCATACGGCGCGGCATACACCCTGCAGGAAATGCTCACCGTTAAGTCTGATGACGTGAACGGTCGTACTAAGATGTATAAAAACATCGTGGACGGCAACCATCAGATGGAACCAGGCATGCCGGAATCCTTCAACGTACTGTTGAAAGAGATTCGTTCGCTGGGTATCAACATCGAGCTGGAAGACGAGTAA